The genome window AGCTTTACAAGTAGATACAATATTATAAAATTAATCTATTATGAGATATTACAGGATTCTTATAATGCTATTGCCAGAGAAAAGCAAATAAAGGGAGGTTCTCGAAAAAAGAAAGAGGTGCTGATTAATAAAACTAATCCGAATTGGGATGATTTATATGATAAACTATAAGGTTAACTTGCGGAAGCAAAGCAACAGATTGCTTCGTCGCTTTGCTCCTCGCAATGACTGCCTGCTTTTAGTAGTTAAAGTCATTTCGAGCTTCGGATCCGCCTATGGTGGAAGATTTACCTAAGAAACTTAGCTGGGATTATCAACAAAAGAGAGTCATTGCGAGGAGTCCGCAAGGGCGACGAAGCAATCTGTTGCGAAAAGCAAAACAACTTAGCAATACATTACAAGGGAGTTTAAATGAGAAAAACAATAATCACATTAACATTATTTCTTTTTCTATCAGCCATAGCCTTCGGTCAAAACATCGACAAAGCCCAAATAACAGGTTCCGGAAACTACTACTACGGCACCGGCATCTCCCGTGATTTTAACGAGGCGAAAGACTACGCACTTAAGGAATTGACTAACCAGATTGCCATCAGGGTAGCATCATCCTATAAGCAAAAAACAACTGAAACCGGCGATGATCTTAATGTCGCTGTGGAATCTATTATCAAAACCCACAGCGCGGCTACGCTTAAAAATGTGCGTACAATTAAACAGCCCACCGATGATGGCCGCATAGAGGTTTTTTGCTACCTCGAGAAATCTAAAGTGCAGGAAATATTTGAGGCGCGTAAAAAGCTTATCGCCGAGATGGTGAAGACAGCAAAGATATCGCTATCAAAGCAGAATGTCGGCAAGGCGCTCAAGCGGTATTATTTCGCGGCAATCCTTTTAAACTCCCTGCCGGATCAGAATATTGAGTATAAAGGTATCAACTATACAACTGAGATTCCGCAGAGCATCAACGACATTATAATGAACACGAACATCGAATTTAAAGAAGACCGCTACACTAGTAAAAAAGAACGCGAGGTAACTCTTAAGATTACTTACAACGACAAGCCTGCTGCGCTTCTTGATTTCACATTCTGGGATGGTTCAAACCAAGTGTTTGTTCAGGCGCGTGATGGTCTGGCCACATTCAATCTTCTTGGTGCAAGCGTGAAATTCGATAAGCTTAAGCTGAATATCAAGTATGCTTATTATGAATGCCGCAACGAATATGATATCGTTGCCAGTCTCTGGCCGCTGGTGAATAAACCGGAGTATAAAAGCCAGAAAGATGTTCGGCTGAAGAAAACAAAAAAGGTTGTGAAGCCGAGAAAAGAGCGAAGATACAGGGTCAATCTGGAATACAATGAAACCGAAAACCCGCCGGCTAAAAAAATCGCTGAATCT of Candidatus Zixiibacteriota bacterium contains these proteins:
- a CDS encoding GIY-YIG nuclease family protein, whose product is MQYYVYIMTNKNNTVLYTGATNNLIKRVYEHKNNIIKSFTSRYNIIKLIYYEILQDSYNAIAREKQIKGGSRKKKEVLINKTNPNWDDLYDKL